In Rhodamnia argentea isolate NSW1041297 chromosome 1, ASM2092103v1, whole genome shotgun sequence, the genomic window AAACAATCAGACCTTTTACCAAGGAGAAATCACAAATTTGACACCATCAAGAACTCCTTATGGATAGCATTCTCCATGCAATGTTCACTGTCAAGCAAGAGAAAAGAATTATGCCTACAGTGCATGAGTCGCAGTTCTCTTCTTGGGGGTGGGGAACATTCCGCCGGGAATGAATCAAAAGCATGAACCTGAATGACAGAACTTCACCAAAACAATTCGTCACAAAGATTAGAAGCAACTGTAGTTCCTACCCGGGAAGCAATGACCCACTTGCCATCAATCCAGTCCTTGTGAAGCCTCAGATTAGACTTATCAAAAATTAGTTCTTCATGGGATGTGCTGAAGTAGACAATATACTGAGAGCCTTTTAGGACTTTGGAAATTACACCGACCCACCATCCATCATTGTACCAAGCATCAACTTTGTCAAGCCGCTTGAAACAactggctggaagatgaggagggAAGGGCCTGATGTACCGTGAATATGCTTCTTCCCTCAAAGGTTCAGTTTCATCGTCTGCTTTCAAGGTTAGGTATTCGACCAGATACTTGTCATGTCCTATATAGTTGACGATAACTGCGGAAAACCAAGAACCCTCATAACCTTTTTCGTCACTGCTGACCTCTACGACTTTACCCTTTCCAAACTCGGGGGGTGCCAATGATGTCCTTTTATTGAGTcttatcttgaattttatgttgcAAGATTTTAACTCCATCGTAGATGATTTCTCCTGCAAGTCAATTTTCAAGAACAACAAATGTATTAGGAGAAGGACagcaaaaatatgaaatatcctTAATGCTAGATCTAACTGAGCATATGGAGTCATTCAGCCGCTAAAGATAAACAATAACTTGTCCGCATGTGCTGGCTAATGCCAATGGAGGCCAGAGGCAACGACATTTCGGTAACATTACTTAACCAAAGTCAAGAAAATAATATCAGGTCGACATATATCAAAAAGACCACGTCAAATTTATCTATGCCAAAGCCAGGGAACACCTCCGAACCAACTCTGTCACCACCGAAATGTTTCCCCTCCTTTTTGCAGGCTTGCAGCTAGTCCTTGATCTTACATTCTAACACTCATCCAAATCGCAAACGCAAAACAAACGTCCAAATCAGGGGCATCCACTATCTACTATTCACAGAGGAGCTTGGTAGACTATTGTCAAGCGCAGCATAAATCATTTGGCCTCCTAAATCATGCAACGCCAACAACAAAAATGAAGCTACGAGACATTTACCTGCTTTTGATCGCCAACGAAGAGGGGGCTCCACACCCCATCACCGCTCCACTCACGATGACGCCTCAACTCCCACTGTCCAAACTCCACCTCCTCCCTCCCACCTCCCACCGCGACCAAATACTTGGAGTCCTCGCGAATCTCCACGATTCTGCCGAAATGCCACCCGTTCTCTCTATAAGCGTCCACCTCGTCCCCTACCCGGAAACGCTCGTGCAGCTCCCGCGGCGGGGCGGGCCTCGCCCGGGCCAAGCCCACGTACTCCCTCAGCCGCTCCGGGcggcccccgccgccgccgccgctgctccCGCGCGGCAGCGTGAGGTACTCGACGAAGATGAGCTCCTTGGCCCTGGCCGGGGACCGGAGCACGGTGGCGGGGTAGAAGGCGTCGCGGAGCTCGGGGTCGGAGCAGCTGCGGAGGATCTCCACCTCGTCGCCCTTGGCGAAGGAGAGGCGCGCCATTGCGGGAGTGGGGTTCCGACGAGCGCAAAGGGTCATTGCCCTAGATCATCTCATCTCAGAGAGACGGGGGGGGGAGTGAATGCATgatcaggagagagagagagagagagcgcgaaaTGTGTTCTGTTTAGCATCCTGTTTTTTTATTAAGATATTGTTAATTATGAGGTAATCTGCTTTTGCTAAATCAAATGGTCACTTCCtctgcttcatcttcttcttctttttacagATTTTTTCCTATGagatttcagaaaaaaaaaaaacatttaaattcaaaacaaaaagtcaccgaaaaagaaaaacagttcCGAAATTTCGAATATGCAGATCTACCTGCAAGCTCGTCAGCATTGGGAAATGGTTCGATGTAGATGTGATGCTATTATTTTCGTGCAGTTCGTGAGTGTGGTCGGGAGCACGGAACTAGGTCGATGAGTAGGCACGCTTTTTTCCGTTATCTGTTAAAGGCTGGTCAAGTCCATTCCAATAAGACTCAGGTAGGTTCGGGAGTTCAAAATCAAGATTCAATCCGATCTTAAGCTCTTTTGACCTTTTTAAGACTGT contains:
- the LOC115747709 gene encoding protein AGENET DOMAIN (AGD)-CONTAINING P1 isoform X2 — translated: MTLCARRNPTPAMARLSFAKGDEVEILRSCSDPELRDAFYPATVLRSPARAKELIFVEYLTLPRGSSGGGGGGRPERLREYVGLARARPAPPRELHERFRVGDEVDAYRENGWHFGRIVEIREDSKYLVAVGGGREEVEFGQWELRRHREWSGDGVWSPLFVGDQKQEKSSTMELKSCNIKFKIRLNKRTSLAPPEFGKGKVVEVSSDEKGYEGSWFSAVIVNYIGHDKYLVEYLTLKADDETEPLREEAYSRYIRPFPPHLPASCFKRLDKVDAWYNDGWWVGVISKVLKGSQYIVYFSTSHEELIFDKSNLRLHKDWIDGKWVIASRDNSTEVALQMASLRGNTEYGKPNVKVKFSKGMKVEVRSDEDGYRGSWYTAVIDDTIGDKFLVEYQTLKTDDETKFLKEVAESSHIRPFPPDIERVHTFAQHEMVDAWYNDGWWVGHISRILGGLKYKVYFITSSEELEFEHLDLRPHQEWIGGRWVITSKGHRSV
- the LOC115747709 gene encoding protein AGENET DOMAIN (AGD)-CONTAINING P1 isoform X1, producing the protein MTLCARRNPTPAMARLSFAKGDEVEILRSCSDPELRDAFYPATVLRSPARAKELIFVEYLTLPRGSSGGGGGGRPERLREYVGLARARPAPPRELHERFRVGDEVDAYRENGWHFGRIVEIREDSKYLVAVGGGREEVEFGQWELRRHREWSGDGVWSPLFVGDQKQFLKIDLQEKSSTMELKSCNIKFKIRLNKRTSLAPPEFGKGKVVEVSSDEKGYEGSWFSAVIVNYIGHDKYLVEYLTLKADDETEPLREEAYSRYIRPFPPHLPASCFKRLDKVDAWYNDGWWVGVISKVLKGSQYIVYFSTSHEELIFDKSNLRLHKDWIDGKWVIASRDNSTEVALQMASLRGNTEYGKPNVKVKFSKGMKVEVRSDEDGYRGSWYTAVIDDTIGDKFLVEYQTLKTDDETKFLKEVAESSHIRPFPPDIERVHTFAQHEMVDAWYNDGWWVGHISRILGGLKYKVYFITSSEELEFEHLDLRPHQEWIGGRWVITSKGHRSV